The Streptomyces sp. NL15-2K genome contains a region encoding:
- a CDS encoding alpha/beta fold hydrolase codes for MSVGAHRTAPSAVVDNDRWFRRYSVTAAPRRRLLVLPHAGGSASFFHAWGTAFDSGTEVLVARYPGRHDRLTDPCVDSMEELADRVTAALLPFLDVPVTLFGHSMGASLAYEVALRLHGRHAVRPAALHVSSRRPPHRLTPRELHKQGDEALIEEVRRLGGTDESLLTDPDLREIVLPAIRADFTIVGTYGPRDAAPVDCPVYAYIGDQDPSTSVHDMSDWSDVTTEGFHLDVLPGGHFYLVDHQETLVRTIADRLPPTD; via the coding sequence ATGAGCGTCGGCGCCCACCGCACCGCACCGTCCGCAGTCGTCGACAACGACAGGTGGTTCCGTAGGTACTCGGTGACGGCCGCTCCCCGCCGCAGGCTGCTGGTCCTGCCGCACGCGGGCGGTTCGGCCAGCTTCTTCCACGCCTGGGGCACCGCGTTCGACAGCGGGACGGAGGTACTGGTCGCGCGTTACCCCGGCCGGCACGACCGGCTGACCGACCCGTGCGTCGACTCCATGGAGGAGCTTGCCGACCGGGTGACCGCGGCCCTCCTGCCCTTCCTCGACGTGCCGGTGACGCTCTTCGGGCACAGCATGGGCGCGTCACTCGCCTACGAGGTGGCACTGCGCCTGCACGGCAGGCACGCGGTGCGCCCGGCGGCGCTCCACGTGTCGAGCCGCAGGCCCCCGCATCGGCTGACTCCGCGAGAGCTGCACAAGCAGGGCGACGAGGCACTGATCGAGGAGGTCCGCCGGCTGGGCGGCACCGACGAATCGCTCCTCACCGACCCGGACCTGAGGGAGATCGTCCTGCCGGCGATCCGCGCCGACTTCACGATCGTCGGAACCTACGGCCCGCGCGACGCCGCCCCGGTCGACTGCCCCGTGTACGCGTACATCGGGGACCAGGATCCGTCCACCTCGGTCCACGACATGTCGGACTGGTCCGACGTCACGACCGAGGGGTTCCACCTGGACGTGCTGCCCGGCGGCCACTTCTACCTCGTCGACCACCAGGAGACCCTGGTCCGGACGATCGCGGACCGCCTGCCCCCCACCGACTGA
- a CDS encoding L-serine ammonia-lyase: MAISVFDLFSIGIGPSSSHTVGPMRAARMFARRLRGEDLLASVASVRSELYGSLGATGHGHGTPKAVLLGLEGASPRTVDVETADERIQGIKESGRLRLLGEHEIPFSFDDDLILHRRKALPYHANGMTLWAYDAAGAELLTKTYYSVGGGFVVDETVLDEGVVGANRIKPDDTVLKYPFRTGDELLRLTRETGLSISALMLENERAWRTEDEIREGLLKIWRVMRACVSRGMSCEGILPGGLKVRRRAAVSARQLRADGDPLAHAMEWITLYAMAVNEENAAGGRVVTAPTNGAAGIIPAVLHYYINFVPGADEEGVVRFLLAAGAIGMLFKENASISGAEVGCQGEVGSACSMAAGALAEVLGGSPEQVENAAEIGMEHNLGLTCDPVGGLVQIPCIERNGMAAVKAVTAARMAMRGDGSHKVSLDKVIKTMKDTGADMSVKYKETARGGLAVNIIEC; the protein is encoded by the coding sequence GTGGCCATCTCGGTCTTCGACCTGTTCTCGATCGGCATCGGCCCGTCCAGCTCCCACACGGTCGGCCCGATGCGCGCGGCCCGCATGTTCGCCCGCCGGCTGCGGGGCGAGGACCTGCTGGCCTCCGTCGCGTCCGTACGGTCCGAGCTCTACGGCTCCCTGGGCGCGACCGGACACGGCCACGGCACCCCGAAGGCGGTGCTGCTGGGCCTGGAGGGCGCCTCACCGCGCACGGTGGACGTGGAGACGGCGGACGAACGGATCCAGGGCATCAAGGAGTCGGGCCGTCTCCGCCTCCTCGGCGAGCACGAGATCCCGTTCTCCTTCGACGACGACCTGATCCTGCACCGCCGCAAGGCGCTCCCCTACCACGCGAACGGCATGACCCTGTGGGCGTACGACGCGGCGGGCGCCGAACTGCTCACGAAGACGTACTACTCCGTGGGCGGCGGCTTCGTCGTCGACGAGACCGTGCTTGATGAAGGCGTGGTGGGCGCGAACCGCATCAAGCCGGACGACACGGTCCTGAAGTACCCCTTCCGCACGGGCGACGAACTGCTGCGGCTGACGCGGGAGACGGGCCTGTCGATCTCCGCGCTGATGCTGGAGAACGAGCGGGCCTGGCGCACCGAGGACGAGATCCGCGAGGGCCTGCTGAAGATCTGGCGGGTGATGCGGGCGTGCGTGTCGCGCGGCATGTCCTGCGAGGGCATTCTGCCGGGCGGCCTGAAGGTGCGCCGCAGGGCGGCGGTCTCCGCCCGCCAACTCCGGGCGGACGGCGACCCGTTGGCGCACGCGATGGAGTGGATCACGCTCTACGCGATGGCGGTGAACGAGGAGAACGCGGCGGGCGGGCGAGTGGTGACGGCCCCGACCAACGGCGCGGCCGGCATCATCCCCGCGGTGCTCCACTACTACATCAACTTCGTCCCGGGTGCGGACGAGGAGGGTGTGGTCCGTTTCCTGCTGGCCGCGGGAGCGATCGGCATGCTCTTCAAGGAGAACGCGTCCATCTCCGGCGCCGAGGTCGGCTGCCAGGGCGAAGTCGGCTCGGCCTGCTCGATGGCGGCGGGGGCGCTGGCGGAGGTGCTGGGCGGCTCTCCGGAACAGGTCGAGAACGCCGCCGAGATCGGCATGGAGCACAACCTCGGCCTGACCTGCGACCCGGTCGGCGGCCTCGTCCAGATCCCCTGCATCGAACGCAACGGCATGGCGGCGGTGAAGGCGGTCACGGCCGCACGGATGGCGATGCGCGGCGACGGCTCGCACAAGGTGTCCCTGGACAAGGTCATCAAGACGATGAAGGACACCGGCGCGGACATGAGCGTGAAGTACAAGGAGACGGCGCGGGGCGGGCTGGCGGTGAACATCATCGAGTGCTAG
- the glyA gene encoding serine hydroxymethyltransferase, translated as MSVLNTPLHELDPEVAAAVDAELHRQQSTLEMIASENFAPVAVMEAQGTVLTNKYAEGYPGRRYYGGCEHVDVAEQIAIDRVKELFGAEYANVQPHSGASANQAALFALAQPGDTILGLDLAHGGHLTHGMRLNFSGKQFEVVPYHVDSETGLVDMAEVERLAKEHRPKVIIAGWSAYPRQLDFAEFRRIADEVEAYLWVDMAHFAGLVAAGLHPNPVEYADVVTSTTHKTLGGPRGGIILAKKDFAKKLNSSVFPGFQGGPLEHVIAAKAVSFKVAASEDFKERQRRTVEGARILAERLTAPDAREAGVDVLSGGTDVHLILVDLRESELDGQQAEDRLHEVGITVNRNAVPNDPRPPMVTSGLRIGTPALATRGFTAEDFAEVADVIAQALKPSYDTEALKVRVKALADKHPLYPGLNK; from the coding sequence ATGTCCGTTCTGAACACGCCCCTGCACGAGCTCGACCCCGAGGTCGCCGCCGCGGTCGACGCCGAGCTGCACCGCCAGCAGTCCACCCTCGAGATGATCGCCTCCGAGAACTTCGCGCCGGTCGCGGTCATGGAGGCGCAGGGCACGGTCCTCACCAACAAGTACGCCGAGGGCTACCCGGGCCGCCGCTACTACGGCGGCTGCGAGCACGTCGACGTGGCCGAGCAGATCGCGATCGACCGGGTCAAGGAGCTGTTCGGCGCCGAGTACGCCAACGTGCAGCCCCACTCGGGCGCCTCCGCCAACCAGGCCGCCCTGTTCGCGCTGGCCCAGCCGGGCGACACCATCCTCGGCCTGGACCTGGCGCACGGCGGTCACCTGACCCACGGGATGCGGCTGAACTTCTCCGGCAAGCAGTTCGAGGTGGTGCCCTACCACGTCGACTCCGAGACCGGCCTGGTGGACATGGCCGAGGTCGAGCGGCTCGCCAAGGAGCACCGGCCGAAGGTGATCATCGCGGGCTGGTCGGCGTACCCGCGGCAGCTGGACTTCGCCGAGTTCCGCAGGATCGCCGACGAGGTCGAGGCCTACCTGTGGGTGGACATGGCGCACTTCGCCGGTCTGGTCGCGGCCGGCCTCCACCCGAACCCGGTGGAGTACGCGGACGTCGTCACCTCAACCACCCACAAGACGCTGGGCGGCCCGCGCGGCGGCATCATCCTGGCGAAGAAGGACTTCGCGAAGAAGCTCAACTCGTCCGTCTTCCCGGGCTTCCAGGGCGGCCCCCTGGAGCACGTGATCGCGGCGAAGGCGGTCTCCTTCAAGGTCGCGGCGAGCGAGGACTTCAAGGAGCGTCAGCGCCGTACGGTCGAGGGCGCACGGATCCTCGCCGAGCGGCTGACCGCGCCGGACGCCCGCGAGGCCGGGGTCGACGTCCTGTCCGGCGGCACGGACGTGCACCTGATCCTGGTCGACCTGCGCGAGTCCGAACTGGACGGGCAGCAGGCCGAGGACCGCCTCCACGAGGTCGGCATCACGGTCAACCGCAACGCCGTCCCGAACGACCCGCGCCCGCCGATGGTGACCTCGGGCCTGCGGATCGGTACGCCGGCCCTGGCCACCCGCGGCTTCACGGCCGAGGACTTCGCCGAGGTCGCGGACGTCATCGCTCAGGCGCTCAAGCCGTCGTACGACACAGAGGCACTGAAGGTCCGGGTCAAGGCGCTCGCGGACAAGCACCCGCTGTACCCCGGTCTGAACAAGTAG
- the gcvH gene encoding glycine cleavage system protein GcvH yields MSNPQQLRYSKEHEWLSAAEDGVSTVGITEHAANALGDVVFVQLPEVGDTVSAGETCGELESTKSVSDLYAPVSGEVTEVNEDVVNDPSLVNSAPFEGGWLFKVRVTDEPADLLSADEYTAFSAG; encoded by the coding sequence ATGAGCAACCCCCAGCAGCTGCGCTACAGCAAGGAGCACGAGTGGCTGTCGGCCGCCGAGGACGGCGTCTCGACGGTCGGTATCACGGAGCACGCGGCCAACGCGCTCGGCGACGTGGTCTTCGTCCAGCTCCCCGAGGTCGGTGACACCGTGTCCGCGGGCGAGACCTGCGGCGAGCTGGAGTCGACCAAGTCGGTCAGCGACCTGTACGCCCCGGTCTCCGGGGAGGTCACCGAGGTCAACGAGGACGTGGTGAACGACCCGTCACTGGTCAACTCCGCGCCCTTCGAGGGCGGCTGGCTGTTCAAGGTACGCGTCACGGACGAGCCCGCCGACCTGCTCTCCGCCGACGAGTACACCGCCTTTTCCGCCGGCTGA
- the gcvT gene encoding glycine cleavage system aminomethyltransferase GcvT: MSSNAPRHTALDAVHRALGATMTDFAGWDMPLRYGSERDEHNAVRTKAGLFDLSHMGEITVTGPEAAAMLDYALVGNIGGVKVGRARYTMICREDGGILDDLIVYRLAETEYMVVANASNAQVVLDALTERAAGFDAEVRDDRDNYALIAVQGPESPGILKSLTDADLDGLKYYAGLPGTVAGVPALIARTGYTGEDGFELFVAPADAEKLWQALTEAGGTSRPEAGGAPAGLVPCGLSCRDTLRLEAGMPLYGHELSTSLTPFDAGLGRVVKFEKEGDFVGREALREAAARSEKNPPRVLVGLIAEGRRVPRAGYAVVAGGEVIGEVTSGAPSPTLGKPIAMAYVDAAHAAPGTPGVGVDIRGSHEPYEVVALPFYKRRK, translated from the coding sequence ATGAGCAGCAACGCACCCCGTCATACCGCCCTCGATGCCGTGCACCGCGCGCTCGGCGCGACGATGACCGACTTCGCCGGCTGGGACATGCCCCTGCGCTACGGCTCCGAGCGCGACGAGCACAATGCCGTGCGCACCAAGGCCGGGCTCTTCGACCTCTCGCACATGGGCGAGATCACGGTGACCGGTCCTGAGGCGGCGGCCATGCTGGACTACGCCCTGGTCGGGAACATCGGGGGCGTGAAGGTGGGCCGCGCCCGCTACACCATGATCTGCCGCGAGGACGGCGGCATCCTCGACGACCTGATCGTCTACCGCCTCGCGGAGACCGAGTACATGGTGGTCGCCAACGCCTCCAACGCCCAGGTGGTGCTGGACGCGCTGACCGAGCGCGCCGCGGGCTTCGACGCCGAGGTGCGCGACGACCGGGACAACTACGCGCTGATCGCCGTGCAGGGCCCCGAGTCCCCGGGGATTCTGAAGTCCCTCACCGACGCCGACCTCGACGGCCTGAAGTACTACGCGGGCCTGCCCGGCACGGTCGCCGGCGTCCCGGCCCTGATCGCGCGCACCGGCTACACGGGCGAGGACGGCTTCGAGCTGTTCGTCGCGCCGGCCGACGCGGAGAAGCTGTGGCAGGCGCTGACCGAGGCTGGGGGTACCTCCCGGCCGGAGGCTGGGGGAGCCCCGGCCGGGCTCGTCCCCTGCGGGCTGTCCTGCCGGGACACGCTGCGGCTGGAGGCGGGCATGCCGCTGTACGGACACGAGCTCAGCACTTCTCTGACGCCGTTCGACGCCGGGCTCGGCCGGGTGGTGAAGTTCGAGAAGGAGGGCGACTTCGTGGGGCGGGAGGCCCTGCGAGAGGCCGCCGCCCGCTCGGAGAAGAACCCGCCGCGCGTCCTCGTCGGCCTGATCGCCGAGGGCCGCCGCGTCCCGCGCGCCGGGTACGCGGTCGTCGCCGGCGGCGAGGTGATCGGCGAGGTCACCTCCGGCGCCCCCTCCCCCACCCTGGGCAAGCCGATCGCGATGGCGTACGTCGACGCGGCGCACGCGGCACCGGGCACCCCCGGTGTCGGTGTGGACATCCGGGGCAGCCACGAACCGTACGAGGTCGTGGCGCTGCCGTTCTACAAGCGCCGGAAGTAG
- a CDS encoding AAA family ATPase, producing MNRTTAYATTSALALPQQPTVPAKEACGPLTAPVVRDLRERDGHSPHALLFGPQDLVVITGLPGSGKSTLMRRTVRGLRIDSQDTRDRWDARTPRFLPYAIYRPLVRLAHYAGLRRALRSGEGVVVHDCGTQAWVRRWLAREARRRGGTLHLLLLDVTPDIALAGQRERGRGVSRYAFQRHRGAAARLISSVEKGDLPPGCGSAVLIDRAAANVLRRIGFTG from the coding sequence GTGAACAGGACCACGGCGTACGCGACCACCTCGGCCCTCGCGCTGCCCCAGCAGCCGACGGTCCCGGCCAAGGAGGCCTGCGGCCCGCTCACCGCGCCTGTCGTCCGCGACCTTCGCGAGCGAGACGGCCACAGCCCCCATGCCCTGCTCTTCGGCCCCCAGGACCTCGTCGTGATCACCGGCCTGCCCGGCAGCGGCAAGTCCACGCTGATGCGGCGCACCGTCAGGGGCCTGCGCATCGACTCCCAGGACACCCGCGACCGCTGGGACGCGAGAACGCCCCGCTTCCTGCCGTACGCGATCTACCGCCCCCTGGTCCGCCTCGCGCACTACGCCGGTCTGCGCCGCGCCCTGCGCTCCGGCGAGGGGGTCGTCGTGCACGACTGCGGTACGCAGGCCTGGGTGCGCCGCTGGCTGGCCCGTGAGGCCCGCCGCCGGGGCGGCACCCTGCACCTGCTGCTGCTCGACGTCACCCCCGACATCGCGCTGGCCGGCCAGCGCGAGCGCGGCCGCGGAGTCTCGCGGTACGCGTTCCAGCGCCACCGCGGCGCGGCCGCCCGCCTGATCAGCTCCGTGGAGAAGGGCGACCTGCCCCCGGGCTGCGGCTCGGCTGTCCTGATCGACCGCGCCGCGGCGAACGTCCTGCGCCGGATCGGCTTCACGGGCTGA
- a CDS encoding enhanced serine sensitivity protein SseB, whose amino-acid sequence MDFPADLPADFPTQAHPHSHGGWPGNELEEVLSASLGIPGAGGRIIEVLGRSFVWVPLPEGGGPHSGPLDLPTLEIEGQAYVPVFSSEEQFRQVAGAHMPYTIAPAVEFARGLPPQVGIAVNPDGVVGVPLPPAAVAELCRVGRTPLDGPTTGGRVKLYEPDWQDDPVDFLAVASAEFAATGVVRTARRCLAAIETADPVMFVGVELSELEGDIRALPMEALARALGMTPVQWPVNLVLLDVADDPVCHWMRERVRPFYQQ is encoded by the coding sequence ATGGACTTCCCAGCGGATCTCCCCGCGGACTTTCCCACCCAGGCACACCCCCATTCGCACGGCGGATGGCCCGGGAACGAACTGGAGGAGGTGCTCTCCGCCTCCCTCGGCATCCCCGGAGCCGGCGGGCGGATCATCGAGGTGCTCGGCCGCAGCTTCGTCTGGGTCCCGCTGCCCGAGGGCGGCGGCCCGCACAGCGGCCCGCTCGATCTGCCCACGCTGGAGATCGAGGGCCAGGCGTATGTGCCGGTGTTCAGCTCCGAGGAGCAGTTCCGCCAGGTCGCCGGCGCGCACATGCCGTACACCATCGCCCCCGCCGTGGAGTTCGCGCGCGGCCTGCCGCCGCAGGTGGGCATCGCCGTGAACCCGGACGGCGTGGTCGGCGTCCCGCTCCCGCCCGCGGCCGTCGCCGAGTTGTGCCGCGTCGGCCGCACCCCGCTGGACGGACCCACCACCGGCGGCCGGGTCAAGCTCTACGAACCCGACTGGCAGGACGACCCGGTCGACTTCCTCGCCGTGGCCTCGGCCGAGTTCGCCGCGACGGGAGTGGTCCGCACCGCCCGCCGCTGCCTCGCCGCCATCGAGACGGCGGACCCGGTCATGTTCGTGGGTGTGGAGCTGTCCGAGCTGGAGGGGGACATACGCGCCCTCCCGATGGAGGCCCTGGCCCGAGCCCTGGGCATGACCCCCGTCCAGTGGCCGGTCAACCTGGTCCTCCTGGACGTGGCGGACGACCCGGTGTGCCACTGGATGCGAGAAAGGGTCCGCCCCTTCTATCAGCAGTAG
- a CDS encoding enhanced serine sensitivity protein SseB C-terminal domain-containing protein translates to MSASGIAAGQVEHMLRQVTPGRYDAYEALLRALATPSSGQVWMLLWHGQAGSPDAQYGNMEVDGYGYAPCVTSAQELSASGWNRSYEVVDGVDVARTLYPDHYGLWLNPHAPGGGLGIPWLDLRRIATGLERQPAGPLRLSEPGIEIPQFYALLAQNAHRTPAVRALRRAWVQPALGAPYLAIGLDVYDTSPPAVDSVRAMMQQSIGAVPDGLPVSTVAMSDEYDPVALWMRANARPFYDREAHGASAAPASPAQAPAAGYGYPQARGGF, encoded by the coding sequence GTGAGCGCCAGCGGCATCGCGGCCGGACAGGTCGAGCACATGCTGCGCCAAGTGACGCCTGGGCGCTACGACGCCTACGAGGCACTTCTGCGCGCCCTCGCGACCCCCTCCTCCGGCCAGGTCTGGATGCTCCTCTGGCACGGCCAGGCAGGCTCCCCCGACGCCCAGTACGGGAACATGGAGGTGGACGGCTACGGCTACGCCCCGTGTGTCACCTCCGCCCAGGAACTCTCCGCCAGCGGCTGGAACCGCAGTTACGAGGTGGTCGACGGAGTCGACGTCGCCCGCACGCTCTACCCCGACCACTACGGCCTCTGGCTGAACCCGCACGCCCCGGGCGGCGGCCTCGGCATCCCCTGGCTCGACCTGCGACGCATCGCCACCGGCCTGGAGCGCCAGCCCGCGGGGCCGCTGCGGCTGTCCGAGCCCGGCATCGAGATCCCGCAGTTCTACGCCCTGCTCGCGCAGAACGCCCACCGCACCCCGGCGGTCCGCGCACTGCGCCGCGCCTGGGTGCAGCCGGCGCTCGGGGCGCCGTATCTGGCCATCGGGCTGGATGTGTACGACACCAGCCCGCCGGCCGTCGACTCGGTGCGCGCGATGATGCAGCAGTCCATCGGCGCCGTCCCGGACGGGCTGCCGGTGTCGACCGTGGCGATGTCCGACGAGTACGACCCGGTCGCGCTGTGGATGCGGGCCAACGCCCGCCCCTTCTACGACCGCGAGGCCCACGGGGCGTCGGCCGCTCCCGCCTCCCCGGCACAGGCCCCTGCGGCCGGCTACGGCTACCCGCAGGCCCGCGGCGGTTTCTGA
- a CDS encoding ABC transporter permease: MTAPLHEPTAEAAPSAAEEAAVATAGEKAVQGRSLGRIAWERLKRDKLALTGGAVVLFLVVVALLAPVITNLYGQDPDAFHEDLIDPLFGTPTGSLGGVSGDHWLGVEPVNGRDIFARILYGARISLLVGFLSAIVAVILGTVLGVLAGFFGGWVDSVISRVMDGLLAFPQLLFIIALVSVMPNEMLGLTGSSVRVFVMILVIGFFGWPYIGRVVRGQTLSLREREYVEAARSLGAGRLYILFKELLPNLVAPIIVYTTMMIPTNILTEAALSFLGVGVKPPTSSWGQMLSSAIDYYDSDPMYMVVPGVAIFITVLAFNLFGDGVRDALDPKASR; this comes from the coding sequence ATGACGGCACCATTGCACGAGCCGACCGCGGAAGCGGCCCCGAGTGCTGCCGAGGAAGCGGCGGTTGCCACCGCCGGCGAGAAGGCCGTACAGGGGCGCTCCCTGGGCCGGATCGCCTGGGAGCGCCTGAAACGGGACAAACTCGCCCTCACAGGCGGCGCCGTGGTGCTGTTCCTCGTCGTTGTCGCGCTGCTCGCGCCCGTGATCACCAACCTGTACGGGCAGGACCCGGACGCCTTTCACGAGGACCTGATCGACCCGCTGTTCGGCACGCCCACGGGGTCCCTGGGCGGCGTCAGCGGCGACCACTGGCTGGGGGTCGAGCCGGTCAACGGCCGCGACATCTTCGCCCGCATCCTCTACGGCGCCCGGATCTCCCTGCTGGTCGGCTTCCTGTCCGCGATCGTCGCCGTCATCCTCGGCACGGTCCTGGGCGTGCTCGCCGGCTTCTTCGGCGGCTGGGTCGACTCCGTCATCAGCCGTGTGATGGACGGTCTGCTGGCCTTCCCGCAGCTGCTGTTCATCATCGCGCTGGTCTCCGTCATGCCGAACGAGATGCTGGGGCTGACCGGCTCGTCCGTGCGCGTGTTCGTGATGATCCTCGTCATCGGCTTCTTCGGCTGGCCCTACATCGGACGCGTGGTGCGCGGCCAGACGCTCTCCCTGCGCGAGCGGGAGTACGTCGAGGCGGCCCGCTCGTTGGGCGCCGGGCGGCTGTACATCCTGTTCAAGGAGCTGCTGCCCAACCTGGTCGCGCCGATCATCGTGTACACGACGATGATGATCCCCACCAACATCCTCACCGAGGCGGCACTCAGCTTCCTGGGCGTGGGCGTCAAGCCGCCCACGTCTTCCTGGGGGCAGATGCTTTCGAGCGCGATCGACTACTACGACTCGGATCCCATGTACATGGTGGTCCCGGGTGTGGCGATCTTCATCACCGTTCTGGCCTTCAACCTCTTCGGCGACGGCGTGCGCGACGCGCTGGACCCGAAGGCCTCCCGCTGA
- a CDS encoding ABC transporter substrate-binding protein: MTTQRTSGRRKQAWAAVAAVAALLTTAACGGGDSDGGSKTGAAGFDAANNKVAQASLAKKGGTLKFGGAQDADSWDTTRGYYGMMWNFSRYYSRQLVTNKTEPGKAGAELTPDLATGLAKVTDGGKTYTYTLRDGVTWEDGKPITSKDVKYGIERVWAQDVLSGGPVYLKDVLDPKGEYKGPYKDTSKDKLGLKAIETPDDKTIVFKLPQANSDFEDMLGLTSASPVRQDKDTKSKYQLRPFSSGPYKFQSYSPGKDLTLVRNTEWKQASDPIRKAYPDKITVQFFSDANQLDQRLLNGDLDLDLNQTGMSPQGRTTALKQHKGNLDNPVTGYIRYATFPQSVAPFNNAECRKAVIYGADHVSLQTARGGPIAGGDIGTNMLPPSVAGAEGQKYDPYEIAGANKKGNVAKAKEALKACGKPNGFSTTIAVRNNKPVEVATAQSLQASLKKIGINAQIDQFDGSQTSGIIGSPENVKKKGYGIIIMGWGPDFPTVQGYGMPLWDSKYILESGNNNFALIKDKTIDGLFDQYVTTLDDAGKTKIATEINHKVMEGGYYLPFVFEKFVNWRSDRLANVYTTDGYSGMYDFVNLGLKSTT; the protein is encoded by the coding sequence GTGACTACCCAACGCACCTCAGGGCGGCGAAAGCAGGCATGGGCCGCTGTCGCCGCGGTCGCCGCGCTGCTGACCACGGCGGCGTGCGGCGGCGGTGACAGCGACGGCGGCTCGAAGACGGGCGCGGCCGGTTTCGACGCCGCGAACAACAAGGTCGCCCAGGCTTCCCTGGCCAAGAAGGGCGGCACGCTGAAGTTCGGTGGTGCCCAGGACGCCGACTCGTGGGACACCACGCGCGGTTACTACGGCATGATGTGGAACTTCTCGCGCTACTACAGCCGCCAGCTCGTCACGAACAAGACGGAGCCCGGAAAGGCCGGCGCCGAGCTGACCCCGGACCTCGCCACCGGTCTCGCCAAGGTCACGGACGGCGGCAAGACCTACACGTACACCCTGCGTGACGGCGTCACGTGGGAGGACGGCAAGCCGATCACGTCCAAGGACGTCAAGTACGGCATCGAGCGCGTCTGGGCGCAGGACGTGCTGTCCGGCGGTCCGGTGTACCTGAAGGACGTGCTGGACCCGAAGGGCGAGTACAAGGGCCCGTACAAGGACACCTCCAAGGACAAGCTGGGTCTGAAGGCGATCGAGACGCCGGACGACAAGACCATCGTCTTCAAGCTGCCGCAGGCCAACTCGGACTTCGAGGACATGCTGGGTCTGACCTCCGCGTCCCCGGTCCGCCAGGACAAGGACACCAAGTCCAAGTACCAGCTGCGCCCGTTCTCCTCCGGCCCGTACAAGTTCCAGTCGTACAGCCCGGGCAAGGACCTGACCCTGGTCCGCAACACCGAGTGGAAGCAGGCCTCGGACCCGATCCGCAAGGCCTACCCGGACAAGATCACCGTCCAGTTCTTCTCGGACGCCAACCAGCTCGACCAGCGTCTGCTCAACGGTGACCTGGACCTCGACCTCAACCAGACCGGCATGTCGCCGCAGGGCCGCACCACCGCTCTGAAGCAGCACAAGGGCAACCTGGACAACCCGGTCACCGGCTACATCCGCTACGCGACCTTCCCGCAGAGCGTGGCGCCGTTCAACAACGCCGAGTGCCGCAAGGCCGTGATCTACGGCGCCGACCACGTGTCGCTGCAGACCGCGCGCGGTGGCCCGATCGCCGGTGGTGACATCGGTACCAACATGCTGCCGCCGTCCGTGGCAGGTGCCGAGGGCCAGAAGTACGACCCGTACGAGATCGCCGGAGCCAACAAGAAGGGCAACGTCGCCAAGGCCAAGGAAGCGCTGAAGGCCTGCGGCAAGCCGAACGGCTTCTCCACCACCATCGCCGTCCGCAACAACAAGCCGGTCGAGGTGGCCACCGCCCAGTCCCTGCAGGCGTCGCTGAAGAAGATCGGCATCAACGCGCAGATCGACCAGTTCGACGGTTCGCAGACCTCCGGCATCATCGGTAGCCCCGAGAACGTGAAGAAGAAGGGCTACGGCATCATCATCATGGGCTGGGGCCCGGACTTCCCGACCGTCCAGGGCTACGGCATGCCGCTGTGGGACAGCAAGTACATCCTCGAGAGCGGTAACAACAACTTCGCTCTGATCAAGGACAAGACGATCGACGGCCTGTTCGACCAGTACGTCACCACGCTGGACGACGCCGGCAAGACCAAGATCGCCACGGAGATCAACCACAAGGTCATGGAGGGCGGCTACTACCTGCCCTTCGTCTTCGAGAAGTTCGTCAACTGGCGCTCGGACCGACTGGCGAACGTGTACACGACCGACGGCTACAGCGGTATGTACGACTTCGTCAACCTCGGCCTGAAGTCCACGACCTGA